Proteins found in one Sorghum bicolor cultivar BTx623 chromosome 1, Sorghum_bicolor_NCBIv3, whole genome shotgun sequence genomic segment:
- the LOC8078012 gene encoding heavy metal-associated isoprenylated plant protein 39 — MAQKVVLRVPTMTDDRTKQKAMEAVADIYGIDSIAADVQENKMTVIGDMDTVAIAKKLKKLGKIDIISVGPAKEEKKPEKKPEAAAGKKDDGKKSDAAAAAAGKKDDKK; from the exons ATGGCCCAG AAGGTGGTGCTCCGGGTGCCTACCATGACCGACGACAGGACCAAGCAGAAAGCCATGGAGGCCGTCGCCGACATCTACG GTATCGACTCGATCGCGGCGGATGTGCAGGAGAACAAgatgacggtgatcggcgacatggACACGGTGGCCATCGCCAAGAAGCTGAAGAAGCTCGGCAAGATCGACATCATCTCGGTGGGCCCCgccaaggaggagaagaagcCCGAGAAGAAACCGGAGGCGGCGGCTGGGAAGAAGGACGACGGCAAGAAATcggatgcggcggcggcggcggcggggaagaAGGACGACAAGAAGTGA